tgcgcataggcagaataggcaaatgctaaaaGGGtgccgcccaccactaggggcgcccgggCGCcccaattattatttttatatatatatatatatatattttttattaatatatatgtaaatatattttattacccgagaagtattttatttatatatttattatatatattttattgctgtaagaaaggcgaggaaagcaaggtctccgtaatatatttttttttatatagtttgtgtgagtttccaaaatattttcaaaataaagaaaaataggaCAAagttgtgcagtttgtttctgtgtaagtttataaacaaaatgaccggaacacaattgtctgtgattccagggacaccaggtgaaatcttgcctagggcagcaaattggccagggccggccctggccataatatctgtcgttttgaatagtatacttaatatgggtagtcgatttgtcaggttcccctacactctgcgagaacaggccgaaattaaaatgcaatttgcagcaatgtctggtttcccaaatgtaattggcgcaattgactgcgctcatgttgctctAAGGGAacctgaaaatgaatttgcttatgttaatagaaagcatatgccttctattaatgtgcaaatcatatgtgactccaacatgaccctcacaaacattgcctggttcaacacatgattcctttatcttgacacatagcagtgtagggaacagactaaatgcaggcgcagtacatgatggctggcttcttggtgagtttaacaatattaaaaagtagaaactgtaacaattttgtttttaatataattataaaaatgttgcttttaatataattataacctgcaggcgacagtggctacccctgagacgctggctcctcaccccatttttaaacccgcagaggaaactcattataatgaGGTCCACTCTcatgcccgcgcagtgatttgcattgactatttatggttaaaaatgggcgtgtacagggcgggatttgaggctggttcacgtacgcacatctgtgggtgagctgtgatttataaagggaacattgcttagaggagtgcgtacgcacggttttattaattggaatgtttttttggcgtacgccatttttggcttttgggcgtacgtaaacttttagtagggatcctacacacagttttataaatgagacccctggtctttatcaagcaatcaggtctgtgctgaactcagagtttgcgatGAGCCattagtttctcaggagctctcggttgcactattataaactgttataaaaaggacattattttctgtccagtgtcacccaagtgaggatgggttccattctgagcctggttcctctcaaggtttcttcctcatacctaGAGGGTATGGAAATGTTGATGCTTAATAATCAGACCCTAATCAAGTACTGTGCGGTCAGAGAGTAGGAAGGTTACTGGTGAATCTCTCTGCATTAGCAGACATTAATGTACTTCTACCATGGTAATGTGACAGTCCAATCTCttgtttaacacattttaaatgatacATGATATCGTTCTCAGATAGTTTTAGATTGTGGAAATGTGACTatgttttacatatttaatctgAATGTTAGTATGACATTAGAATTGTGACCTCTGTTATGTGTGGGTATAAGCCTAGGGTTTATGGTGGTGTACTTCCaatgggaaggttgtgagttcaaatcctaggtCTGCCAGTGCTGGGctcctaagcaaggcccttaacccttatttgtataaaatgaggttgctctggataagagtgtatGATATGTGTAAATGAGGAAAtatgataaatgtgtgtgagtgggttgTATAATGTGCTTATTAACCCGGTCTGAATCTAGATTGGACACAACTGCTGTAAGTAGAGGATCTTTTGAGTTATCAAAATTAATATTGAAGTCTCctacatttaatgttttgtcTAGAGAAGCAactagtttttaaataaaatctgcaaattcacagaggaattcaAAATTTGGTCCTAATGGTCTGTATATAACAATTAGTTGAATCATCTCTGTAgacttattttttgttacatatATGATGTTATTATgatagtattagtattaataagaaatctagccacaggggttgcaagccagtgacttctgtgctggTTCAAAACCATAAATAGAGAGGGTGGCAGCAGTTAgggtatgtatgtatacacctGCCTCTGTAGGGggcagggagggagggagggagggatggacggacggacggacacacacacacacacactatataaccCCCTACAGAGGCAGGTAGctatacatgtaaaaaaaaaaaaaaaaatagggcgGGGCTGCCAACTACTAATTTTACACTAATTAGAAAGATGTTAATGTATTTCCCAAGAATTACCACAAACAacaatgtgtaaaaataagtttttgaATCCTTTTATAATGTTATCAGGTTTCAGACAAGAATGATTATGACCAAAAGAAACCCTACATACAACAATGGAACATGAGGATTCAAagttataaacacacaactcTTTGAACATTGACAGCAGCGTATGGTTACACCAGTCAATGTTTCATATCAGAAAATAGCAACCCCGTTATGATGAAAACCCTGCACATCCAAATGTTCAATTAATCCACAGTGAAACAACCCCACAAAGTCAGATCCTTGTACTTAGGATACCAATCCTCCTCAACGCAAAAGTAACCCTAGCGCTTCATTCAGAAATGTTCTTGTTCCATGAAAGTAGAGCCTTTACAATTTATGTAGATCCATACATCAGATGCAAAGTAGCATTCAAAAAAAGTCCATAAAATTGAACTGGAAACAAAGTTTCTCAATCAGAACTCCAAAAAGGAGATTTTTGAGATTTGGACTCCAAAAGGAATGATTTAAAGGAACTAGTGCAAAACCATGCTTCCTTCTTCTACCTGGTTAAATACTTGGGGTTTCAGCCCTCAGCTGCCCCCTAATGGAGAGTAGGAAAAACAGGTAACAGGTAACccaagttatatatatatttaaaatacacctattgttttatacagcagtgttgctttttatatttaaatatgtgttaaaattctccatatgcttgcataagcacttccagttctgctggtgagaaatatgcagacttttcttttgtctgatgctgttgccatggtgactccttatatctgcgctccattgataatggctttttttagttgtggtgcttaactcagagtcagtcaatttagagttgataaaactaactcttttcagctgttctgtaaccgaaaactcagagtttcccatctcagggtttgtcaactcagagttcaagtttaaactcagagttggttgaacctcctttctgaaacaggccccaggcTCACCAGTGTTGAGAGTTACCCTTTGTACTTGACATTGTTTGATCATTGCATGCCAACCTCAAAGTCCAGCTGAAGGATTTggttacaaacaaataaaacaaacagaatacaCACAGTTGCAAGTCAGATACAGAGAGAGCAGGtaagcaaaaagaaaacagaaagaccTTACAGAAATACTAGACATACTATACTTTATGATTATTGTATTACATgcttcatataaaaataaactgcctttatttttctttttgcaatTCAACAAAACATCCAACATTTCCAAAGGATGTGGGTTCTTTTAGTCATTTCAACAACCTTTCTCCTAAATGCTCCAGTTTTGGGTGGAGTGAAGGACCTAAATTCACACTTCAGCTTCTATGAGAAAAACAATGCAATGGCTATTAATGCACAGACACTTCCCCAGGGTCATGACAACCTACAGATGGAGTCTCCAGACTTTCATCAAGACAACACAGTCACCAAAGACTTGCCACTGGAAGGCTTGGAAGAGGAGGATTACATTGATTTTGATAAGATACTGGCAGAAGGAGACGATGACTACAGTGACGGTGATGCAATAGATGAAATCACCACACCTGAACCAGATTTTGACTTTGTCTCAGAGCTCTTTGATCCTAAAGTGCACAGAGCATGTCTCTTGAGACTTTTTCATGGTCGAACACGGCTGCAGCGCATTAATGTGGTCAATGCCTTTTTTGGATTTCGCCTTTACCGAAGCCTTCGCAAACAAGTAAATCAAACGGATAATGTTTTGCTGGCACCTGCTGGAATTTCCATTACCATGGGAATGATTGCTCTTGCAGTTGGTTCTACCACACACAAGCAGCTCTACCAAGCTTTAGGCTTTGCTGAATTTGTCAATGCCAGCATTCACTATAATGATTCCACTGTGCACAAACTTTTCTGCAAACTTACACACCGACTCTTCAGGCGTAACTTTGGTTACACTTTGCGATCTGTCAATGACTTTTATGTCAAACATACTGCAGTCATTACAGAGGGCTTCCGTAGTCAGGCAAAGACATATTATTTTGCTGAGCCTCAATCTGTGGATTTCAGAGACCCAGCGTTCCTTTTGAAAGCGAACCAGCGTATTCAGAAGTTGGTAAAAGGGCTAATCAAAGAACCACTTAAAAGTGTTGACCCCAACATGGTAGTAATGATTCTAAACTACCTGTACTTTAAAGGTAACTACCTTAAGcatgacaataataaacaaaatacaaacaacagcgacaataacaataataataaaatataaagtgccTTTCTAGCATCAAACTCATTGTAGACATGGCAAAAGACTAGTAGGAGGTAGAAAGAGATTAAAGGTATGTTTTAAGGTAAAAAAGGAAGAGGTATAACAGCCATACATGTTCTAGAAGAGAGCATTCAACAGTTTGGAAGATATGGCACTAATTTATCTGTCCCACTGGCTTTAGTGTGGTCATAGGCACCACTAGTAGACTTCTGGTGGACTCAATTGCAAAGCTGGGATTTACAGCTGTAGGAGATCAGAAAGCACCGGTTCTCTAGCTgccatttaaattaaaattctttttaattattttgcttttgtcttAATAATCATTGACTAGCATGATGTAAATTAATTTGCATGTATGATAAGAATGTTTACATGgctgatttttgtttaaattattgATAGAAAGTTTAAAATTCTGAGAATTTTAATCTTGTATTTAGAGCAATTACTTAGCAAGAAATTATTGCAGTTCTCATCTAGCCCTGGGTTGACCATGCAGGAACATGGGAGCAGAAGTTTCCAAAGGAGCTAACCCATTACCGTAACTTCCGTGTGAGTGAGAAGCACCAGGTTCGTGTGCCAATGATGCAAAATAAGGGTACCTACCTGGCTGCAGCTGATCATGACCTGAACTGTGATGTCCTACAGTTGCCCTACAAAGGCAACATAAGCATGCTCATTGCTGTGCCACAGAAACTTTCTGGTATGAAAATACTTGAACAAGAGGTTTCACCTATTGTCATTAACAAGTGGCTCAACAATATGACCAACAGGTATAGTATTAACAAAACCCTCATTAGTGGAACTGCTTAAGACAGATATTAgtgaatgtaaacatttaattgtttatGGTTTAAAGAAGAAAACCTTTAGAAATTTTACAATTGAGTTCCATTCAGCATTTATTTAACTCCTAGCATCAAAACCTTATTGAAAAGTTTTTGTTTAAGTATAATtgcttaaaatgaatttttgCCATGGGGTTTCTGTTAGAACACGTGAGGTGGTGCTCCCACAATTTAAGCTGGAGCAGAGCTATGATCTAGTCAACCACTTGAAGCAGTTGGGTCTAACTGACCTCTTCACAGAAAAGGGCGACTTCTCTCCTCTGGCTTCTGAGAAGGTCTCTGTCAACTGGGTAAGACAAGATTCTATGCTAAAACAAAAGTCTAAATAGATTTGTTTATCTTTACTTATCTACCCATTTGTATGTAAAGATTATGTCAAGGTATTTTACAAGAACTAAAAGGATATATTAATATGTTATTTATGCTAACATTTCCCATAATGACATATTTTGTTGTCTCACATTTTCAGTTTAAGCACCAAAGTGCCATCACAGTAAATGAGGAAGGTACTGAAGGAGGAGCAATGACACATGTGGGTTTCATGCCACTGTCAACACAGACACGCTTTATTGTGGACCggccctttcttttttttatctacgAACATCACACTGACTGCCTCATCTTCATGGGACGGATTGCAGACCCATCAAAGAGTTAATTTTCTATACACATACAGCCAAGCTTTAAATGTACTACAAACTGTAATAAGTGCACTGCAATGGAGATCACTAATTTAGAGTCTAATTCAGCAACGTTATTGCCAGACTCAGTAGTACTCAGCAAcatttcagtaaataataaatgatgcgattaatattcatttccaatttataaataagtatgaaacacatacaaatgtagcattaaaacattttaagcaTTGCAACATGTTTGTGGTTTTTACTTTTATGGAAGTGAGGGTGaatttgtaatataaaaaagcatATCAAATTGCAGAAATGGATAACATTACTGTTATGTTCAACTAGGTTTAAACTATGCCAAGATGTTTCTTCTTTGAGTGATTTTAGAATTCACTAAATGAAAGTctgaacaaacatttattttggaacatacatttattttagaaagcAAGAAGTTTGATAGAGTTTAATGATCAGTAAACTCTGCTACTGAAATCTACATGAGACATTCCAGGCTTAAACACATTCCAGGCTTTTCCAGCCAAATCATTTGAacctacacacattcatacatatatatctatgtatactgtatatagtgtgtttgtgaaagGAGGACTTTTCTGAGGACTTCAGAAAAAGAGCTATTGTTGCTCATCAGGctggaaaaggttacaaaatccTCTCTTAAGAGTTTGGACTCATAGTTCATATATTctgtacaaatggaggaaatttaagaccATTGGTACATTCCCAGAAGTggtcaaccaacaaagatcactccaaaagcaagacATGTTTGGTCAGAACGGAATAAAGGGTAACATCAAAGCAAATAATGGCCTCTTTTACTTTGGCTTATGTTAATGTTCCAagtctgccatcaggtgaacactgaacaaccttGGTGTTCAAGGCAGAGTTGCAAGGAGAAAGCCACAACTCTCCAAAAACACATTGCTATTGAGATCAGAACTCTGTGGGGGCCAAAGCATCATTCCCAGGACTCCTTGGTTTTCTTAATGCTGAAGATAGTCTTTAATTGTATTGTCTCTAGTCTCTTCACTCATCAGGCATTCTTCTGCAACCTGACTCAGATAATCCACTGCGTAGACCTTCAGTTCACTTACCAACCTTCTTGTCAACCAAAAGGCCACTGAAAAGCTAACCAGACCACCAGAGTATGAACTAAAGACT
The genomic region above belongs to Tachysurus vachellii isolate PV-2020 chromosome 11, HZAU_Pvac_v1, whole genome shotgun sequence and contains:
- the serpind1 gene encoding heparin cofactor 2, which produces MWVLLVISTTFLLNAPVLGGVKDLNSHFSFYEKNNAMAINAQTLPQGHDNLQMESPDFHQDNTVTKDLPLEGLEEEDYIDFDKILAEGDDDYSDGDAIDEITTPEPDFDFVSELFDPKVHRACLLRLFHGRTRLQRINVVNAFFGFRLYRSLRKQVNQTDNVLLAPAGISITMGMIALAVGSTTHKQLYQALGFAEFVNASIHYNDSTVHKLFCKLTHRLFRRNFGYTLRSVNDFYVKHTAVITEGFRSQAKTYYFAEPQSVDFRDPAFLLKANQRIQKLVKGLIKEPLKSVDPNMVVMILNYLYFKGTWEQKFPKELTHYRNFRVSEKHQVRVPMMQNKGTYLAAADHDLNCDVLQLPYKGNISMLIAVPQKLSGMKILEQEVSPIVINKWLNNMTNRTREVVLPQFKLEQSYDLVNHLKQLGLTDLFTEKGDFSPLASEKVSVNWFKHQSAITVNEEGTEGGAMTHVGFMPLSTQTRFIVDRPFLFFIYEHHTDCLIFMGRIADPSKS